From a region of the Lactuca sativa cultivar Salinas chromosome 4, Lsat_Salinas_v11, whole genome shotgun sequence genome:
- the LOC111885880 gene encoding uncharacterized protein LOC111885880: MPRWVRPEVYPLMAAMTFVTGMCVFQLTRNVVMNPDVRVNKAHRTTAVLENQDEGKKYAEHGLRRFLRTRPPEVMPSVNSFFSDTK, translated from the exons ATGCCACGATGGGTGAGACCAGAG GTTTATCCTTTGATGGCTGCGATGACGTTTGTGACAGGCATGTGTGTTTTTCAACTTACTAGAAATGTTGTCATGAACCCTGATGTGAG GGTGAATAAGGCTCATCGTACGACAGCTGTGCTCGAAAATCAAGACGAGGGTAAAAAATACGCAGAACATGGTCTACGAAGGTTTTTACGTACAAGGCCACCGGAGGTCATGCCAAGTGTTAACTCATTCTTCTCTGATACCAAATAG